A portion of the Jaculus jaculus isolate mJacJac1 chromosome 5, mJacJac1.mat.Y.cur, whole genome shotgun sequence genome contains these proteins:
- the LOC123460718 gene encoding keratin-associated protein 21-2-like, with the protein MCGNYYGNSCGSCGYSSGCGYGSGCGYGSGCGYGSGCGYGSGCGYGSGYGYGSGCGYGSGCGYGSRCGYGCGYSSGCCSYRYRPCSYRRCYSSCC; encoded by the exons ATGTGTGGTAACTACTACGGAAACTCCTGTGGAAGCTGTGGATACAGCTCAGGCTGTGGATATGGCTCAGGCTGTGGATATGGCTCTGGCTGTGGATACGGCTCTGGCTGTGGATATGGCTCAGGCTGTGGATACGGCTCAGGCTATGGATATGGCTCTGGCTGTGGATATGGCTCAGGCTGTGGATACGGTTCTAGATGTG GGTATGGCTGTGGATACAGCTCTGGCTGCTGTAGCTACCGCTACCGGCCATGTTCCTACAGAAGATGCTATTCCTCTTGCTGCTGA